A DNA window from Malus domestica chromosome 12, GDT2T_hap1 contains the following coding sequences:
- the LOC103448262 gene encoding polygalacturonase-like, protein MDEAASCFSRASVVPIMILFILHQSFIAESTTLVLNILSFGAKPNGVTDSTQAFMDAWSAACASSDSSTIRVPKGMYLLPTAMVFKGDNCKSPGITFWIDGTLVASSDYQILGQADNWLSFETVTGVSIIGGALDAKGSSLWACKLAGSTDCPSGATSLSFTNSKNIRIDGLMSLNSQMYHIVINGCQDVHIQGVKIIAAGNSPNTDGIHVQLSRNVAIFDTSIKTGDDCVSIGPGTKDLWIEHISCGPSHGISIGSLGKDLEEEGVQNVTVKDAIFKGGQNGLRIKSWARPSHGFVQSVQFLDVVMHNVQNPIIIDQNYCPHNVNCPGQVSGVKVSDVLFRNIQGTSATAIAVNLDCSAANPCRGIKLENVSLTCKKQVAQSYCSNAIGKTSGLVHPTSCL, encoded by the exons ATCTTACACCAATCATTTATTGCTGAGAGTACTACATTAGTTCTCAATATCCTGAGCTTCGGAGCTAAGCCCAATGGAGTAACCGATTCCACCCAAGCTTTTATGGATGCATGGAGTGCAGCTTGTGCCTCTTCGGATTCCAGTACGATTAGGGTACCAAAAGGGATGTATTTGCTTCCGACTGCTATGGTTTTTAAAGGTGACAACTGCAAAAGCCCAGGTATTACTTTTTGGATTGATGGAACTCTCGTCGCTTCGTCTGACTACCAAATTCTTGGCCAAGCTGACAATTGGCTAAGCTTCGAAACAGTTACCGGCGTTTCCATTATTGGAGGTGCACTTGACGCCAAAGGCTCCTCCTTGTGGGCATGCAAGTTAGCGGGAAGCACTGATTGCCCCAGCGGAGCAACG AGTTTGAGTTTTACAAACTCCAAAAACATTAGGATCGACGGACTAATGTCGTTGAACAGCCAGATGTACCACATTGTTATAAACGGGTGCCAAGATGTTCACATTCAAGGAGTCAAAATCATTGCCGCCGGCAATAGCCCCAACACTGACGGCATCCATGTTCAATTGTCAAGAAATGTTGCAATCTTCGACACCTCCATCAAAACGGGAGATGACTGCGTCTCAATTGGCCCCGGCACCAAGGACTTGTGGATCGAGCACATATCGTGTGGACCAAGTCACGGCATTAG CATAGGGAGTTTGGGCAAAGACTTGGAAGAGGAAGGAGTTCAAAATGTGACAGTGAAGGATGCAATTTTCAAGGGTGGCCAAAATGGTTTGAGGATTAAGTCTTGGGCAAGGCCGAGCCACGGGTTTGTTCAAAGTGTCCAATTCCTTGACGTCGTCATGCACAATGTCCAAAATCCCATTATCATAGACCAAAATTACTGCCCACACAACGTCAACTGCCCTGGTCAG GTATCGGGTGTGAAAGTCAGTGATGTTTTGTTCCGAAACATTCAAGGAACATCGGCAACAGCAATCGCGGTAAATCTTGATTGCAGTGCGGCAAATCCTTGCAGAGGGATAAAACTCGAAAACGTGAGCTTGACCTGCAAGAAGCAAGTGGCTCAGTCATATTGTAGCAATGCAATTGGAAAGACTTCTGGCCTTGTACACCCAACTAGTTGTTTGTGA